A genomic segment from Vanacampus margaritifer isolate UIUO_Vmar chromosome 3, RoL_Vmar_1.0, whole genome shotgun sequence encodes:
- the riok2 gene encoding serine/threonine-protein kinase RIO2, which translates to MGKLNVVVLRYLSRDDFRVLTAVEMGMKNHEIVPVSLLSSIASLKHGGCNKILRELVKHKLVAYERTKNVQGYRLNFGGYDYLALKALCARDVVASVGNQMGVGKESDIYIVANEDGEQYALKLHRLGRTSFRNLKNKRDYHKHRKNMSWLYLSRLSAMKEFAYMKALYDRGFPVPKPVDYNRHAVVMELINGYPLCQVHQLQDPPALYSEFMELIVKLANHGLIHGDFNEFNLMLDDQDHITMIDFPQMVSTSHTNAEWYFDRDVKCIRDFFAKRYNYESELFPTFKDIRRSCSLDVAVSASGFTKDLEEEAAVLHPTGPEGEQDDEETDSDKEETDEEIETEEQSVDVTDYNNAILELEGLKVGNANADVQDEEENDKEEGESEKREEEEELNADARSTDKPVNDLEEELEDELPELSDLSASNKEFKPFRDSDSLLQMAEHRRRRTDSEATMGSTGSCSTIPADVVRQKVRRQLTKQQKSAQRRRLQKGEANLVTKSRRENENNIKSSLESATFWG; encoded by the exons ATGGGGAAATTGAATGTGGTGGTGTTGAGATACTTGTCTCGAGATGACTTCCGGGTGCTCACGGCG GTCGAGATGGGAATGAAGAACCACGAGATTGTTCCAGTGAGTCTCCTCTCATCCATTGCCAGCCTCAAACATGGCGGTTGCAACAAGATCCTCCGAGAGCTGGTCAAACATAAACTTGTGGCCTATGAACGCACAAAGA ATGTGCAAGGCTACAGGTTGAACTTCGGAGGATATGACTACCTAGCCCTCAAGGCCTTGTGTGCCAGAGATGTTGTTGCTTCAGTTGGAAACCAAATGGGTGTAGGGAAAGAGTCAG ATATTTATATTGTGGCAAATGAAGATGGGGAGCAGTATGCACTAAAGCTTCACAGATTGGGTCGCACCTCCTTCAgaaacctaaaaaataaaagagattACCACAAACACAGGAAGAACATGTCTTGGCTCTACCTCTCTCGACTGTCTGCCATGAAGGAGTTTGCCTACATGAAG GCACTCTATGACAGAGGCTTCCCTGTCCCCAAGCCTGTGGACTACAACAGACATGCGGTAGTAATGGAGCTCATCAATGGATATCCAct GTGTCAGGTGCACCAGCTGCAAGATCCACCTGCCCTGTACAGCGAGTTCATGGAGCTCATCGTCAAACTGGCCAACCATGGCCTGATTCATGGAGATTTTAACGAGTTCAACCTGATGCTAGACGACCAGGATCACATAACTATGATCGACTTCCCTCAGATGGTGTCCACCTCACACACTAATGCTGAATG GTATTTTGACCGAGATGTCAAATGCATAAGAGATTTCTTTGCAAAACGATATAATTACGAGAGCGAGCTGTTCCCAACCTTCAAAGATATCAG ACGCTCATGTTCTCTCGATGTTGCGGTCTCAGCGAGTGGTTTCACCAAAGATCTGGAGGAAGAAGCCGCAGTGCTCCATCCAACTGGACCTGAGGGAGAGCAAGATGATGAGGAAACAGACAGCGACAAAGAGGAGACCGACGAGGAAATCGAAACAGAAGAGCAAAGTGTGGATGTGACTGACTACAATAATGCAATTCTGGAACTTGAGGGCCTGAAGGTCGGCAACGCAAATGCTGACGTGCAGGATGAAGAGGAGAATGATAAAGAAGAGGGAGAGAGTGAAAaaagagaagaggaggaggagttgAATGCTGATGCTAGAAGCACTGACAAGCCAGTGAATGATTTGGAGGAAGAACTGGAGGATGAACTCCCTGAACTCTCAGACCTTTCCGCTTCTAACAAAGAATTCAAACCTTTCAG AGACTCGGACAGCCTTCTACAGATGGCAGAacacaggaggaggaggacagaCAGTGAGGCTACAATGGGCAGCACAGGAAGCTGCTCAACCATCCCGGCA GATGTGGTCCGTCAGAAGGTGCGGAGACAGCTCACCAAACAACAGAAGTCGGCACAGAGGCGACGTCTGCAGAAGGGGGAGGCCAATTTGGTTACCAAATCAAGACGAGAGAATGAAAACAACATTAAGTCTAGTTTGGAGAGCGCCACCTTCTGGGGATGA